GCAAGACGTGGTGGGCGTCGAGTTCATGTGAAGGAGCGCTGCTTCAGTGAGACAGTTCTGTTGTTTagaggtttattttaataaatatgttgaatgtatattggttttatttacatatttcattttatgtacAATAGGAATTAAAACtagaatgtaatttttatgaatgtCTCCTTTTCTGTTGGAGGTAATTTCCAGGTAAGAATGgcctaaatatttaatttatggatTAGGAAGCTATTATTGGCCATAAAAAAGTGTTCTATATATTCAAAGTGCTCAatcatagttatattattaatacttaatcCATTCTTGTTCTGGAATCTTATTAAATGTACACTTATACTATGAATAATCTATTAATCAAATTACTTCTTCAAAGTCTGTCTCCCATCTTCCAATAACTGCAGTAAAATTGGATACACATCATCATAGGTAGCAATTTGGTTTTGTCTAATGTGATTCTGGTATCTTTGCAAAGCTCCCGCTACAAACTCTAGCCTCTCTTTCTCATTCCGATGTGCGTCTAACCATTGCATCAATCTCTGGACATTCCACCCTGCGCAAGTGTGTGGCGCTAATAACTGATGCCCAGCATGGGAGAACAGGAACATCATCACTAAAGAATATGGCAGACTAGCACCTTCTGCCTGACTCTTTGCAATTTCTTGAGGAGATTTCTCTAGAAGAAGATAGACAGCTTTTATTTGCCTGTAGTGATCTCCTAATTCAGTCATATCACTAACCAGAGGTGATAAGGCAATTTCTATGTGTTTGCAGTCATTCTGAAGTTTCACTCTGCCAAATTTAGTCAAAGGCCTCACATTGCAAATGTGGTTAATGAATCTTTCAATGCAGGCTCTAGCTATGTTCAAACAGCAGTCATTTAGAGCTGCCTTTTCATTAAACATGGATAAATAGATATCTTTACACCTTGACACAAATTGTTGCAACTCCTTCATGTATGGGGAGCAGGATAAGTTCTTTCCTGCAGGATCATCTGCCCTTATTAAGTCTGGTTCCTCATGCATCGTCATCAGAATGATGTAAAGGGAGTTTTTGATGGATTCTGCAAAGAGTTGCAGTGTGGGCATGCTGGATATATCCTTCAAACTATTTTGGACAATTTGAATGCTTTCTTGTGGCAACATAGAGTTCATATTTACAAGTACCCTCTTAATTTGTGAAGAGAAGTAATATAAAGCATTGCATAGATTAGCATTTTTCTGCTGTGAGCTGGTTGGAGGCTCTATGATTTGTGCAACATCACTGTCCATAGATAACCTCTGTTCAGCCTCTACATTCATTTGCTTTATGGATTTAGCCACACTGTTGGCAAGGCTGATGCTCAACTGTTTATCTCCAAGTGATATGCTGAGAGCCTCAGCAATGACTCTGATGGCATTGTCTATTTGGTCCATGGATGGTACTTGGCTGAGGTGCCACATGCTTCTCACGGGCTCAAGCAATTTTCCCAATGATTTAGATAGAAATGAGTTCTCCCATTTAGTGAGGCATTCTCGGTTCAGTTCCAAATCTTTGCATTTCAGTCTGAAGAGTAAATCATTGAAACACTTTAGCAGTTTCGGGTAATCAATTTCAATAGATTGGTTTACAGTTAAAGAACTTTTTTCTAGTTCACTGCTGAAGACAGCGGTTAAATCTGACCAAAAGTTCTTAGCTATGTTTCTGAAGTTTCCGATAGCATGCAGCTCATTGATAACATTCTGAAGCATTATGACTTTGGTGCAGCTGTTATAGATCTCGCCTTTAAACAGCTTCTCTATATTGTCCCAAAGTTTGATCTTGAAGTCTTGAGCATTCATAATGTTAGCTTTGCCTGGAGCTATCCTTCCCGAACTTGACTTTTTCACCTCTATAGACACCATTTGGACATTAAGAGCTGtggttatttcttttttaaggTCATTAAGAATGTTATTCACAGTGTTCTTTATTTGTTCTTCAGTACATTGTAGGTTTTGGAACACTTTGAAACATTGTAAGAGTTTAGTTTTGTCTCCATTTAACAAGCTAGACTGCAGCAAAGCTGTGGATTCATTCAGTAACTCCTTTCTCCTTCGGTCCACGGAACTCAATACCTCATCCAATAATGTAATGCCCTCGAAATCATAGTCACCGATCAACTCATTTAGTTCGAAGAGTATAATGGCCTCTTTGGATGGGTTATCTTTGATTCCTTTTAGTTTGTTCCACAGAACGAGTATTTTGGAAGTGTGACGAAGTAAATTGCACGTGGTCTGTACCCTTTCGAGCATCAACGTTTGTTTTTCAAGAGCATAGTACGGAGTATGAACtctgttttttagtttttcggCACCTCGAATTAAATTTTGTACTTGAGCTTGCACGGATTCTAGTGTGACTTCTAGATCGGAGATATGACTCGCTTGCGTAAGCAAGTCATTATGTTTGGCTAACACTTGTTTTTCCAGACTTTTGCCCAGTTTTTCAATCCCTTGAGCGAGTTTAGTAACTTGATCGGTCACAGATAAATTCTCGTGAATTATTGGTTTCACAGTATCATCTAAGAATTTACTATAGAATTCATCATTTTCTATTTCCACGCACACGTCTTTTGCGTCCATTTTAGCGGGTATAAAccgattataatttactatataaGGGGTGTCGTGTTTACAAAATAGCTGATGACATGACACTACATGACAGGCGACAGCTGACGTCTGACCATCAGCCTGATAGTTATAGCTCGTAATATTACGGCTCTGGCTATACATTTATAGAGGCTTAAAATGTTGGCGCAGTAAAATGAAGAAGCAacattacaaatttataatctaCATTCTACACTTGctagtgattttttatttaaaaaatcatagatggcgttgttataatttttctatGATTATCAACAATCGGTAAGCTGACGCTTTTTTCCAAAAAATTGAGACTAGGttcaaaaacggagaaaatgtGTTGttccaaatatgtattaaattcaaTCACGCAAATCATTGTCATAATCAATCAGCGTGGCGAGTGATAACCGTCGATAATAAACTACCTATCAGAAACATTATATAATcgccaataaaacaaaacccaCAGTGAtctcaatttatttcaattagcaCACGGTCTTGTGCTACATTGTTacagaattaattaaacattatctaCTATTTCCAACAAATATTGTGCATatcttcaaaattaattttaaatggtaaaCATTACAACACCATTCGTACAATGACTGATTTATTCCTTGTAAATGTTGCAAagcactaaaaatatataaaaaaatatggctacaaaatggatataatttttcaaatggCAAATATTTACGATTTCCATGGCAgcttaatgttttatttcttcacGTCTTTATACCGAAGTGGTGGGAATTTGTGTCAAATACAAATAAGTATCTTAGTACAAGTATTAAGTAAACTGAGGTTTTACATATCATGGAAATATTACCAGATGACACAAACGGCATAAGGACGCTGCGTTTGAAgacaaaataatgcataaaaaactattttccgttCATATCTGCTTACAATAAACTAATGACTAAACATACTTTAACTTAAATCACTACGGAaatctatcaaaatatataccaatataatgttaatttgtttaaaaaattcgttttattaattcattgtaCATGCTGAGTAAAACAATATGCATAACATacttaataaactatttgtgGGAACCCAAATAAACTggattttataattgaaaaaagaacTTGTCGCTATGGAAATAACTTTACGAAgccttataaaatgttaaatatttatagaatgaaGAAAATATGTAAGTAGCCAAAACATTTCTTATACGCTAATAATAACTGGTTTTGAACATAGATACATTCcattcttttaatatatttgtcaagAGAAATTGCCTCATTTAACATGTTTGCaagtattacattttaatgCCTTATTTTAATGCCCAAGTTCTCTTTTGTGGAAGCGTCGAATCAAGCATCCTATACTAATGAAATAGAAAAAGTTACTCGGCTAAAACAGTAGAAAACATTCAACAATTTATCTTATAATTACATCGATAACAATCTCCCATTGTGTCATATTTATATAGCGTTCAATTGCTCTAGTGATCTAATCGACTCTAGTCGCTGCATTCTTGACGATCTCATCTAAATCTTATACGACATTATTGTGTGAGAGTTTATGTATAAGTTACTCGGAACACAACGGAGGCACCTTTTGTAAAACACTATAAAATGATGTACAACGACATAACTCTCACACAAATAAAATCAAGGCTTCTTTTCAAAAGCAacataatgaaaaacaaatattggtAATTTAGATACGTTttcaaatatgatataaaaaagacTTCAGTGTTGCAAGCCTTAcgctaaatacatatttataacttcGTGAAAATTTTACCATCAATCTTCATTGTTTTTCGTTTTTACAAATGTTCATGTTTGCGGGATGCGGAAGTGGATTTAATCATATATTCATTAGATTacaaatatagaattatataatttagtttataatttcaagtcttataatatttattaacggattaaatcttattatttgatataatataaatgtatactataatataacaaGATTGGAATATAATTCGTTTTCCCTTACCTGCCTAATACCTGTAAACAAAGAGCTACTTTCATGTGATAAACATAAGGGTGCTTCtttttactacaatatttattattaccaacATAGTTCCGACAAATGTCCCACACTATAAGACTGGTGAGGAAAAACGAATTTCCATAGAACCCCTTCCGCACCGCAGCCAGATTGCTCTATCTAAGTAACAGTTATaccaattattttacaaaagtttGAACACGCGCCGGGCACATTCTGTAAGGAGGTCGCCGCTGCAGTCAGGCCCAAGCGAGGTACTTGTGGAGGTAGAATTACAATGtcatactaaaaatattgataattacaAGGCCGTAGCCCGTAGCGCCGTTCCGCGCCAATTTATCCGTTCATGGACGTGTCACTTGAGCGCCCGTACCTCGACAACTCATCGACTTTTAAGCGACCAGCTCAAGTATGATCAACAATAGCACCTTCAGTACAACGCCTTGAGGACTGAGCTATTTATGCTTGATATGTTACAAGTTAGTTAGTTTAGTTAGTAAACAAGATTTATGTGATTTTAAGGTTGGTTAGCCATTTTTggaacattatttaatttcaaatgatTTCCTTTATATGTTCAtactacttaattataaaagagaGTAATTAATCATCTCTCAAATTTGCATGATTATAACTAGAAAACGAATTATATGCATTTGTATATTTTGGCCATTTTTGTGAGAGTTTGTATATTATCCCTAAAACCATGGGATggtgcataaatatttttgcaataatcgGGGGTATTATATTTACCGTTAATTATGATAACTAACAATAAGTGGATGACAAACCCAATATGACCAACTTTTGTGAAAATTTAATGcgaaatacattataaatcgGTTGGAATCGTGAGACCATTAATTAATTGATGTTGAATATTTTGACGTTTTGCAtgcatattttaaacataattcatgCTCATTTCGGTCTTTTTAGGTTGCATATAATCCGGTaaccaattataaataatttatctgaaACATGTTCCAAAACGTCATCTTTTCTTTATCATGGCAATACAACCCTAAAAAATGGTATCTTTAAATATATGGGTCATTTACCAgcaaatttaacataatattgtctTCCTCCCATGCTAGTGACAAAGATCACACTCATTATGGTAGAATTTCCTAAACGCCCCAGAAGTAACCATAACGGCGTACATTTAAACAGACCTTTAAATGTCTCCTCTGAGGAAGGTAAAGGCAAAGGAAACATATACAAACTGAAAACACTTTCAAACTTAGCGGAATAATAACTAAATTTCTAAACCTAGAAGTTTGTATACACAACCTATGTTTTAGGTGGTTTGAACACAGAATTAAGGAGGTAAAGGCTAATATTGGCTTgttgcatattattttttacaacttcaTATAGCTTTCAGAAGTGTGATGGATGAAAAACACAATCGGCATTTATTATGTTGGCTTTTTTCAAGttctcaattttattattaaagcctTACTTTGTTATGAAACGCTTGAGACACTTCCAAAGTTTGTAGTGTGAATTACAAGCAAACTTATTGGTTTATCGAGATTGGGTTACTATGTATATCGATACATGAAATCCAAAGCATGATAGCTGAGAAATTATGAGcgatttaatgaaaaaaaaatcaaagaagaTATTTCACAGCTGGTCACACTTTGGTATCGAGATATGAATACAATAAGATGCATAAACACTCAATCCCCATTTTCATAGAAGCCCCACAACACGGTTTTATATTAACAAGACTGTACAATGAAAATCTAATGTAGAAGCATGCCTAACGGTAGAATGTAACtgcctttattaaaataaaaaaaataatatttatggatattatttcaaatggcaattcattcatatttactGGCTTGATAATACACTTCTAtaaagacaataaattaattctaaatacatatataaaaaaatacataataaattacataaaattattatattatgtgttttcaAATACCAAATAAAGAGATGAAAATTATTATCTTGTTTCCAATAGGAGtacaaaattcataaattttaaatcatcattCATTCACTCGGGAATGGTCAATCAAATCATCTTGTTGTCAACAATATTGACAAATAGGACTGatcgtttttattaattataagaaaaatatcttttgtgCACCAAATAAGAGACAATATTAGATATcatgatttatatttcattattttttaaatattgcgtgCAAATTATTAGTTgcatcaaaaatataaacatatgcTACCTGAAGAAGTACTTAAAAGtatcacatttaaaaaataatataaattttagtacATCTTTTATTACTATCAGCATGAATGTTTAGCAggtaatcaattaaaatattattcaatattgtaAACTTTTTTTGGTGCACACAGCATCATTCTTTCATAATTCATACTTCCCTAATAAACTCTATGATAGGGTAACCATCCGTTCGTGATTTCCAAACTTTTCCCGTTAAAAATAACCCACATTTGGCCAACCcaaatgttttatattcatattttttgtatgaccCGTACTTTCGTGTCTGCGGAATAAGTTTTCATTCCGCGCCTCGCAGCCTCCCTCAAATTAGACATTTTCGGAATTTACACAAACTTATTTATACGACGTAATTAGGAGTACCGTACCCAAAAGGTATCAACCGGACCCTGTTACCAAACTAGGCTGCTTATCCGTCCGTACAATCTTCAAtgcgtatattatattttgaatagtaATAAGTAGCATACTGAAATTGAGTAATCTTAACAGAGAATATgagttatattaaaaacaaataatagatACTAAATATGGCGGAGGTACGAATTTTCGGTACCTGAATtcgactcgcacttggccggtttttatatcaaatatatacattataatttgttgttaacttatttttgtacttcaataaaaaatgtgtgttttGCATAAACATAATAGATGTTATTTCTTTTGCGGTTATATCAAaacttatgatatttttaacaataccaTAGGTTTTAGAAAATCAGCAGAACAAtatccataaatattatttccacaTTAACAAGAAGTCTCATTACTCGACACAGAAAGGACAATGGGGCAATTTATTACACATCCCttggatatatttttgtacgaaGTTCTCgaataatgaaaacaattaaGAGCACATTGTTACATCTTTCTACAACAGGTGGCAGTAAATTGGTATAAATGAATACCTAGGATATTTGAGTTGACAACCCCACCGTTTTGACGGATCTTGCAGACGTTGTAAACATTTACCCCCTTATACATAGACGtcatttatctaagaacggagcattgctgtgataacaaatctgtttctcagcgctgacggcatggcagccttcgcagtgcgtagacatagggccgttgtgattggttagtattgagatacaatttgaatctagttggcggtcagataaacaaagctgaacaaacaggaAGCTGTCgcataaacaaagctgagaaacagacttgttatcacaacaattctgcgtccttagataaataacgtctatgaataagggtgttaatattttgacataagCGGTATTCAATCCATATGGACcacaatttttataatgcaaACTGCACAGCTTAAAGTTCACAAAAACCACTTTGTTTACAACGTCCAAAAGTTCCATACAAACTTTACCATCGTGTCTCTGGCTCCTGCCCCATTCTCCTAGCTAAAAAGACCGAGATCCTTGCAGTCCAAGCCTAATACTATCTACGGCTTACAGTAGCGTGCATTTAATGCCGCGCCCGGAGCCCAGCTTGTGCCCCCGCTTGTACTTTTTGCCGCGGCTCTCCTTATCCTTGCGTATCTCTCGCACGAGCGTGTAGAAGGCATCGTCGACCCCCATCCGCGTCTTGGCTGAAGTCTCTACGAATGGCACGCCGTAACTCCGCGCCACCTTTAATGTGAacaatgaaaatgttatttacttagtgttctttttttaatacagcTATTTATCCTATACTTAGGTATACTGATTGATTGTATCTTCATTTGATTACTTCAATTGTTCTGGGAAAATTTCATGCGGgcaaatagtatttataaattacattttaatttatcattgtggTTACGTTATCGTTTTGTGGCATACATTTAATTCTTAGCAATAACACGTACATAGTTTCCTTACAAaagataacttttattaaaataccataAAGTTTTATGCATATTGTTAGATATAGGCGCAATATATATATacgatttacataaaatatgtcctcTTATCAATATATTGACGTAATCAAAGGACGTCAAAATGAGCAGTTGACGTTATAGGGAGCAAATAAAGCATTCTAATCaattttagtaagtatatttttaagcaCTACATGTGTTAGGTAATTTGCATCATGATTCTTAAGATATTATTGGAATTTATGGGTGGTGGATATCACAACAGCTCtcttgcaaaataaaaacaatgaactTGTAGCAGTATTAGCAACCATGATCGCATAGCAGCTATTTCATGGTGTATAAGAACAACTAATGTATTTAAGTTtacttctattatatttttttcgcaaCAGGAAGCTGCACCTTGAATAAGAAAGGGTTGTG
This genomic stretch from Manduca sexta isolate Smith_Timp_Sample1 chromosome 8, JHU_Msex_v1.0, whole genome shotgun sequence harbors:
- the LOC115444770 gene encoding conserved oligomeric Golgi complex subunit 5, translated to MDAKDVCVEIENDEFYSKFLDDTVKPIIHENLSVTDQVTKLAQGIEKLGKSLEKQVLAKHNDLLTQASHISDLEVTLESVQAQVQNLIRGAEKLKNRVHTPYYALEKQTLMLERVQTTCNLLRHTSKILVLWNKLKGIKDNPSKEAIILFELNELIGDYDFEGITLLDEVLSSVDRRRKELLNESTALLQSSLLNGDKTKLLQCFKVFQNLQCTEEQIKNTVNNILNDLKKEITTALNVQMVSIEVKKSSSGRIAPGKANIMNAQDFKIKLWDNIEKLFKGEIYNSCTKVIMLQNVINELHAIGNFRNIAKNFWSDLTAVFSSELEKSSLTVNQSIEIDYPKLLKCFNDLLFRLKCKDLELNRECLTKWENSFLSKSLGKLLEPVRSMWHLSQVPSMDQIDNAIRVIAEALSISLGDKQLSISLANSVAKSIKQMNVEAEQRLSMDSDVAQIIEPPTSSQQKNANLCNALYYFSSQIKRVLVNMNSMLPQESIQIVQNSLKDISSMPTLQLFAESIKNSLYIILMTMHEEPDLIRADDPAGKNLSCSPYMKELQQFVSRCKDIYLSMFNEKAALNDCCLNIARACIERFINHICNVRPLTKFGRVKLQNDCKHIEIALSPLVSDMTELGDHYRQIKAVYLLLEKSPQEIAKSQAEGASLPYSLVMMFLFSHAGHQLLAPHTCAGWNVQRLMQWLDAHRNEKERLEFVAGALQRYQNHIRQNQIATYDDVYPILLQLLEDGRQTLKK